A single window of Ananas comosus cultivar F153 linkage group 19, ASM154086v1, whole genome shotgun sequence DNA harbors:
- the LOC109724674 gene encoding uncharacterized protein LOC109724674, with protein MPSNDRRRDPPSPSPPPLQQSPPPLLFPDVSDDGEGEAEEVGIGAAAGSRSSFSYHRLPEPLLRLSVLKLDGSSFDVRVAGTAAVWELKVAIEDIFSRASDDGEWNISWCHVWGHFCLCYKDRKLTDEKAFLRSFGIKDGDQLHFVRHLTINYNPRKRRSKSLETVFELHRRSLAGPEVFIRKEDYAETNEDYRRSTSCTDQQASVHNGNNDIDEQIKFKSGNFFRRWFSYSKLASSKKMHSKSKTNSSKSSKKSVRSKLGHWLSKKCSKVSKKSSKVEAT; from the exons ATGCCAAGCAATGATCGGCGGCGGGATCCGCCATCGCCATCGCCACCGCCATTGCAGcaatcgccgccgccgcttttATTCCCCGACGTATCCGACGACGGGGAAGGCGAAGCTGAGGAAGTGGGGATTGGCGCGGCGGCCGGCAGTCGCAGCAGCTTCTCCTACCACCGCCTGCCGGagcccctcctccgcctctccgTCCTCAAACTGGACGGCTCCTCCTTCG ATGTGCGGGTTGCGGGGACGGCCGCTGTGTGGGAGTTGAAGGTCGCGATCGAGGACATATTCAGCCGCGCTTCTGACGATGGGGAATGGAACATTTCTTG GTGTCATGTATGGGGTCACTTCTGTTTATGCTATAAAGATCGGAAATTAACTGATGAGAAGGCATTTCTTCGCTCCTTCGGGATCAAAGATGGAGATCAG CTTCATTTTGTGCGGCACCTGACAATTAACTACAATCCAAGAAAGAGAAGATCCAAAAGTCTTGAAACAGTTTTTGAACTGCACAGAAG GTCATTGGCAGGGCCAGAAGTCTTTATCAGAAAGGAGGATTATGCGGAGACAAATGAAGATTATAGGCGTTCGACCAGTTGCACAGATCAGCAGGCCAGTGTCCATAATGGAAACAACGATATTGATGagcaaataaaattcaaatcggGCAACTTTTTCCGGAGATGGTTTTCCTATTCCAAATTGGCTAGTTCTAAGAAGATGCATTCTAAAAGTAAGACTAACAGCTCAAAATCTAGCAAGAAAAGTGTCAGATCAAAGTTGGGCCACTGGTTATCCAAGAAATGCTCAAAAGTAtccaagaaaagctcaaaagtagAAGCCACGTAG
- the LOC109725186 gene encoding uncharacterized protein LOC109725186 isoform X2, whose protein sequence is MAATTGLAPPSIGSAILVAEEDALVAERARARANLLMEFRKFSPPTYGGEIADPWLVVNWVDTMEELFEDLFIEEREKVPLAMRCLEGSAYTWLNGLRKTHATNNPFPSWSAFKKKFFEAFFPDSTKHQLEIDLYKLRQGSRTVLEYEREFSRLVHCIPYVIQSDRHKAEMFAAGIRPDIYQLVHVLNLPTYQEEGLDSGDSLYLQKIFLSGEARNAM, encoded by the exons ATGGCCGCAACCACTGGGTTGGCTCCTCCATCAATTGGATCTGCTATTCTTGTCGCTGAAGAGGATGCCCTTGTGGCAGAGAGGGCCCGAGCTAGGGCCAATCTGTTGATGGAGTTTAGAAAGTTCTCTCCGCCTACTTACGGCGGAGAGATAGCCGACCCATGGTTGGTCGTGAACTGGGTTGATACCATGGAAGAGTTGTTCGAGGATCTCTTCATTGAGGAACGGGAGAAGGTTCCGCTAGCCATGCGTTGTCTGGAGGGCTCGGCCTACACCTGGCTGAATGGCTTACGGAAGACGCACGCCACCAACAATCCTTTTCCCTCTTGGTCGGCTTTTAAGAAGAAATTCTTCGAGGCCTTTTTCCCTGACAGCACTAAGCACCAGTTGGAGATCGATCTATACAAGCTCCGACAAGGAAGTCGAACTGTAttggagtacgagcgggagttctcccgCCTCGTCCACTGTATCCCCTACGTCATTCAGAGCGATCGTCACAAGGCCGAGATGTTCGCGGCGGGCATTCGACCAGACATCTACCAACTAGTCCATGTGTTAAATCTTCCGACGTATCAAGAG GAGGGGCTTGATTCCGGCGACTCGTTGTACCtgcagaaaatatttttgagcGGTGAGGCACGGAATGCAATGTGA
- the LOC109725186 gene encoding uncharacterized protein LOC109725186 isoform X3 — protein sequence MAATTGLAPPSIGSAILVAEEDALVAERARARANLLMEFRKFSPPTYGGEIADPWLVVNWVDTMEELFEDLFIEEREKVPLAMRCLEGSAYTWLNGLRKTHATNNPFPSWSAFKKKFFEAFFPDSTKHQLEIDLYKLRQGSRTVLEYEREFSRLVHCIPYVIQSDRHKAEMFAAGIRPDIYQLVHVLNLPTYQE from the exons ATGGCCGCAACCACTGGGTTGGCTCCTCCATCAATTGGATCTGCTATTCTTGTCGCTGAAGAGGATGCCCTTGTGGCAGAGAGGGCCCGAGCTAGGGCCAATCTGTTGATGGAGTTTAGAAAGTTCTCTCCGCCTACTTACGGCGGAGAGATAGCCGACCCATGGTTGGTCGTGAACTGGGTTGATACCATGGAAGAGTTGTTCGAGGATCTCTTCATTGAGGAACGGGAGAAGGTTCCGCTAGCCATGCGTTGTCTGGAGGGCTCGGCCTACACCTGGCTGAATGGCTTACGGAAGACGCACGCCACCAACAATCCTTTTCCCTCTTGGTCGGCTTTTAAGAAGAAATTCTTCGAGGCCTTTTTCCCTGACAGCACTAAGCACCAGTTGGAGATCGATCTATACAAGCTCCGACAAGGAAGTCGAACTGTAttggagtacgagcgggagttctcccgCCTCGTCCACTGTATCCCCTACGTCATTCAGAGCGATCGTCACAAGGCCGAGATGTTCGCGGCGGGCATTCGACCAGACATCTACCAACTAGTCCATGTGTTAAATCTTCCGACGTATCAAGAG TAG
- the LOC109725186 gene encoding uncharacterized protein LOC109725186 isoform X1 yields MAATTGLAPPSIGSAILVAEEDALVAERARARANLLMEFRKFSPPTYGGEIADPWLVVNWVDTMEELFEDLFIEEREKVPLAMRCLEGSAYTWLNGLRKTHATNNPFPSWSAFKKKFFEAFFPDSTKHQLEIDLYKLRQGSRTVLEYEREFSRLVHCIPYVIQSDRHKAEMFAAGIRPDIYQLVHVLNLPTYQEVVDRALHVEYGQTVTCTKREAMDKEKKKRPYSRSGEGSSCSKKPSKHPQCYFGAESALICSQQQRAQSCVICGGSHRVTSCPEGAGKCYQCGQSGHVKANCTDRSNVTQFVVSAPYTPQ; encoded by the coding sequence ATGGCCGCAACCACTGGGTTGGCTCCTCCATCAATTGGATCTGCTATTCTTGTCGCTGAAGAGGATGCCCTTGTGGCAGAGAGGGCCCGAGCTAGGGCCAATCTGTTGATGGAGTTTAGAAAGTTCTCTCCGCCTACTTACGGCGGAGAGATAGCCGACCCATGGTTGGTCGTGAACTGGGTTGATACCATGGAAGAGTTGTTCGAGGATCTCTTCATTGAGGAACGGGAGAAGGTTCCGCTAGCCATGCGTTGTCTGGAGGGCTCGGCCTACACCTGGCTGAATGGCTTACGGAAGACGCACGCCACCAACAATCCTTTTCCCTCTTGGTCGGCTTTTAAGAAGAAATTCTTCGAGGCCTTTTTCCCTGACAGCACTAAGCACCAGTTGGAGATCGATCTATACAAGCTCCGACAAGGAAGTCGAACTGTAttggagtacgagcgggagttctcccgCCTCGTCCACTGTATCCCCTACGTCATTCAGAGCGATCGTCACAAGGCCGAGATGTTCGCGGCGGGCATTCGACCAGACATCTACCAACTAGTCCATGTGTTAAATCTTCCGACGTATCAAGAGGTAGTGGATCGCGCCCTCCATGTTGAGTATGGGCAAACTGTAACCTGCACTAAGAGGGAAGCGATggacaaggaaaagaagaaacgACCTTATTCTAGATCTGGAGAAGGATCGTCGTGCTCCAAGAAGCCATCCAAGCACCCCCAATGCTATTTTGGGGCCGAGAGCGCATTGATATGCAGCCAACAACAAAGAGCACAGTCTTGTGTTATTTGCGGCGGGTCACACAGAGTGACTTCATGTCCCGAGGGTGCCGGCAAATGCTACCAGTGCGGGCAATCGGGACACGTTAAGGCCAACTGCACCGATAGATCGAACGTGACCCAGTTTGTTGTTTCTGCTCCTTACACTCCACAATAG